In Priestia filamentosa, the DNA window AAGATTTATTGAATCAAGGATTAGCCTTAACAAAGAAACCAGATGGACCGGCCCCACGAAGTGTAAATTTCGAGGAAGATCTTGAACAGCTTCAAAAAATTCAAAGCGGGGCAGCTTTATCTTTTGAAGAAGCACATGAAGCAATGAGAAATCTAACCTTTTCGCGCTTGAAACCATGCAAAAAAGGAGAATATGATCAAAATCTTGTTGATCAGAGTAGCGATATTCGCAAAGCAGCAAAAGAAAAACTAGAGAAGCTACATTCTGAGTTATTTTCTCGACCACTAACAGCTTATATAGACGATATGCTAGATATGAAGCCTGTTATTGAAGTATTAACAGAGCTCGTAAAGGAATTTAGCAAACGTTATAGTCTTAAAAAACGTGAGAAAGGGCTCGTTGATTTTGGCGACCTTGAACATTATTGTCTTGCTATTTTAACAGAAGAAAGAGATGGAGAAATTGAGCGTTCCGCAATTGCTAAACAGTATGCTTCACAGTTTCATGAAGTCCTTGTTGATGAATATCAAGATACAAATATGGTGCAAGAAACAATCATCAAGCTAGTAACAAGAGACGAAGAGAGTACAGGGAATTTATTTATGGTAGGGGACGTTAAGCAATCTATTTATCGTTTCAGACTTGCTGAGCCATTTCTATTTCTTAATAAATATAAGCGATTTACAAAAGATGGTCGAACAGGTGGATTAAGAATTGATCTTAATAAAAACTTCCGAAGTCGAAGTGAAGTTCTTGATGCTACAAACTATCTCTTCTATCAGATTATGGATGAAGGTGTTGGAGAAATTTCTTATGACAGCGATGCAGAGCTGAAAAAAGGAGCTTCGTATCCGTCAGATGAGAACATGGCAACAGAGCTTCATCTTATTGAAAAGAACGGTGCAGATGTTCCTGTACAGGAGGGGGAATTTTCGACTGAAGAGCTTGAAACCTCTCAGCTTGAAGCACGTTTGATGGCTGGGAAAATTAAAGAGATGGTTCAAAATCGTTTTCAAGTTTACGACGCTAAAAAAGGAATAACAAGAAATGTAACATACCGCGATTTTGTCATTTTACTTCGCTCTATGACATGGGCACCTCAAATCTTAGAAGAATTTAAAGAACAAGGTGTCCCACTTTATGCTAATCTTTCTAAAGGTTATTTTGAAGCAACAGAAGTAACGATTATGCTGTCTCTTTTAAAAGTCATCGATAACCCATATCAAGATATTCCGCTTGCTTCCGTTCTTCGTTCGCCACTTGTACGATTAAATGATGAAGAACTTGCTTCAATTCGCCTTTATGATGAGAAGGGGACGTACTATGAAGCATTAAAAGCGTATCTGAAAGAAGCTTCAGCAGAAGACGAGAAATACAAAGATGTTGAACATTTTTATCACTGTCTTTTGAAATGGAGAAAAGAAGCTCGTCAGCGCCCGCTGTACACATTAATTTGGAATCTGTATAGAGAAACAGGCTTCTTCGAATTTGTCGGTGGATTACCGGGAGGAAAACAAAGACAGGCCAACTTGAATGCCCTTTATGACAGAGCGCGGCAGTATGAATCAACTTCTTTCCGTGGTCTTTTCCGCTTCTTGCGTTTTATTGAACGCATGCAGGAGCGTGGAGATGATTTAGGCACAGCTCGTGCTCTTGGAGAACAGGAAGATGTTGTGCGCCTTATGACTATTCATAGCAGTAAAGGGCTCGAGTTTCCAATCGTTTTTCTAGCGGGAATTGGTCGGTCATTTAACTTAATGGATGTTAATAAATCTTATTTGTTTCATAAAGAGTTAGGATTTGGTTCAAAGCGAATTAACCCTCGCTTGCGTGTAGCATATCCAACCCTTATTCAACAAGCAATGAAACGCAAAATTAGAAGAGAGAGTATTGCAGAAGAAATGCGGGTACTTTATGTTGCTCTTACGCGTGCAAAAGAAAAGCTGATTTTAGTTGGAACAACAAGTGATAAAGAGAAGCTTGTGAACAAATGGGAAAGTGTTTTTTACCATGAGGATGTTCTTTTGCAATCAGCTGTTAGAGAAGAAGCAAAATCCTATCTTGAGTGGATTATCCCTTCGCTCATTCGCCACAGAGATTTTGAGAGCTTTGCGCATAACCAACCAGCTTCAAATCAAGAGCTTTATAACCATCCATCAAAATGGGAACTAAATGTTGTCCCTTCTTTCTCTCTACAGGAAAGTGAAAAAAAGAAAGAAGAAGAAGATAAAGATCTTGTCGAAGCAATCAAAAACAGCCAACAGGTTAAAATACAAAGCCCGTATAGAGAAGAAATTGAGCGACGATTAGGATGGAGGTACGCTTATCAACAAGCTTCTAAAACAAAATCAAAACAATCTGTCTCAGAGCTTAAACGCCAAAGTCAGCTTCTTGATGAAGAAGAACAAACAAAAGGATTTCAAAAGCCTATTACAGAACGTCCACTCTTTTTGCAAGCTAAAAAGTTAACAAGTGCTGAGAAAGGAACGGCTATGCATACAGTTATGCAGCATATTCCGTTAAAAACAGATGTAACTGAAGCTTCTCTTCGTGAACTTTGTT includes these proteins:
- the addA gene encoding helicase-exonuclease AddAB subunit AddA, which encodes MTDLREKPVNSQWTDDQWKAIVATGQDTLVAAAAGSGKTAVLVERIIGKLIDESSPIDVDQLLVVTFTNASAAEMKHRIGEALEKELKKAPSSLHLRRQLNLLNKASISTLHSFCLNVIRNYYYKIDIDPGFRIADDTEAELLRDEALQELFEDYYSREDNLQFLDVVDRYTSDRSDAEIQEIVRKMYEFSQSTPSPAMFLDELLLQYKVNENTRISDLSFMPFLMNEVRKQLHSVEDLLNQGLALTKKPDGPAPRSVNFEEDLEQLQKIQSGAALSFEEAHEAMRNLTFSRLKPCKKGEYDQNLVDQSSDIRKAAKEKLEKLHSELFSRPLTAYIDDMLDMKPVIEVLTELVKEFSKRYSLKKREKGLVDFGDLEHYCLAILTEERDGEIERSAIAKQYASQFHEVLVDEYQDTNMVQETIIKLVTRDEESTGNLFMVGDVKQSIYRFRLAEPFLFLNKYKRFTKDGRTGGLRIDLNKNFRSRSEVLDATNYLFYQIMDEGVGEISYDSDAELKKGASYPSDENMATELHLIEKNGADVPVQEGEFSTEELETSQLEARLMAGKIKEMVQNRFQVYDAKKGITRNVTYRDFVILLRSMTWAPQILEEFKEQGVPLYANLSKGYFEATEVTIMLSLLKVIDNPYQDIPLASVLRSPLVRLNDEELASIRLYDEKGTYYEALKAYLKEASAEDEKYKDVEHFYHCLLKWRKEARQRPLYTLIWNLYRETGFFEFVGGLPGGKQRQANLNALYDRARQYESTSFRGLFRFLRFIERMQERGDDLGTARALGEQEDVVRLMTIHSSKGLEFPIVFLAGIGRSFNLMDVNKSYLFHKELGFGSKRINPRLRVAYPTLIQQAMKRKIRRESIAEEMRVLYVALTRAKEKLILVGTTSDKEKLVNKWESVFYHEDVLLQSAVREEAKSYLEWIIPSLIRHRDFESFAHNQPASNQELYNHPSKWELNVVPSFSLQESEKKKEEEDKDLVEAIKNSQQVKIQSPYREEIERRLGWRYAYQQASKTKSKQSVSELKRQSQLLDEEEQTKGFQKPITERPLFLQAKKLTSAEKGTAMHTVMQHIPLKTDVTEASLRELCSSLITREILTEKEASSININGLLGFFDSEVGQRLQQAPSVYREMPFSFSAKASELEQNWEGKEEPVLIQGIIDCLFRDEKGVVLLDFKTDDIANRFQGDFEKARDTLLSRYKTQLNLYTRAVEEIGSIHISERYLYFFDGGHFLSL